The proteins below come from a single Halothiobacillus neapolitanus c2 genomic window:
- a CDS encoding sulfur oxygenase reductase family protein, with protein sequence MSNENPIIAINMAKIANKPDSYETMMKVGPKVCITTASHPGFLGFEQLLQTGIHPMAGRYGGGAVDMRETLNPMGMFQYTVWKDVHSHEEMHHDNFKEIFELCSGCLGMVIEGPWEPYFEVVKSDLPQIMSMTDVPQVLGDSFAKQERVPKVALSSQRTVVIGDHWVMDGHEKAFEQGATETLEWMKANVPGMVGWMIMKQFGVSAIGSFQLDPEGAMKAVSTLGANPPEYNTNYGNKVHDKPPIPGQTPTQYLVHIEWESPEHAHQGLGHVMVDYELRQIHNNGVLAHLDKGPYYMFFSPMMEQGLWRKHLKQ encoded by the coding sequence ATGTCGAATGAAAATCCAATTATAGCCATCAATATGGCTAAAATCGCCAACAAACCTGATAGTTATGAAACTATGATGAAAGTGGGGCCCAAGGTTTGTATCACCACGGCGTCGCATCCAGGGTTTTTAGGCTTTGAGCAGTTGTTGCAAACCGGTATACATCCGATGGCTGGCAGATACGGTGGCGGTGCCGTCGATATGCGCGAAACACTGAACCCGATGGGTATGTTTCAATATACCGTCTGGAAAGATGTTCATTCTCATGAAGAAATGCACCATGATAATTTCAAAGAAATTTTCGAGTTGTGCAGCGGTTGCCTTGGCATGGTGATCGAGGGCCCATGGGAGCCGTATTTTGAGGTGGTCAAGTCCGATCTGCCCCAGATTATGAGCATGACCGATGTACCACAAGTTCTGGGTGATTCGTTTGCAAAACAAGAACGGGTGCCAAAGGTGGCGCTATCAAGTCAGCGTACCGTGGTGATCGGTGACCATTGGGTTATGGATGGGCATGAAAAAGCCTTCGAACAGGGAGCAACGGAAACGCTGGAATGGATGAAGGCAAATGTCCCTGGCATGGTCGGCTGGATGATCATGAAGCAATTCGGTGTGTCCGCGATTGGTTCGTTCCAACTTGATCCTGAAGGTGCGATGAAAGCGGTATCTACCTTGGGCGCCAATCCACCTGAATATAACACCAATTATGGTAATAAAGTTCATGATAAGCCACCGATCCCTGGACAGACACCTACTCAGTATCTTGTTCATATTGAGTGGGAATCTCCAGAGCATGCGCACCAGGGGTTAGGCCATGTCATGGTGGATTACGAGCTGCGTCAAATTCATAACAATGGTGTTTTGGCCCATCTAGACAAAGGACCATACTATATGTTTTTTTCTCCGATGATGGAGCAAGGGCTCTGGCGTAAGCATCTTAAGCAATAA
- a CDS encoding ribonuclease HII: MPQLPLFEMQTPGLIYAGVDEAGRGPLAGPVVAAAIVLYPDDPIVGVNDSKKLTERQRVKLFDEITRRAQSFAIAEATVHEIDTINILQASLLAMRRAVMAVYDQMKTQGQTLGRIHVDGNRCPDLNDPDAGFMECHALIGGDARDAAIASASILAKVTRDRLMLDMDKLYPQYEFAKHKGYPTARHRDLLIEFGACPEHRSSFAPVRAILSQSNQ, from the coding sequence ATGCCGCAATTGCCACTGTTTGAGATGCAAACGCCGGGATTAATCTATGCGGGCGTAGACGAGGCCGGACGAGGCCCTCTGGCAGGCCCTGTTGTCGCCGCCGCCATCGTTTTGTATCCGGATGATCCGATAGTCGGCGTGAACGATTCAAAAAAACTGACCGAACGTCAACGCGTCAAATTGTTCGATGAAATAACTCGACGTGCTCAATCGTTCGCCATTGCCGAAGCAACGGTACATGAAATCGATACGATAAATATTCTTCAGGCTTCGCTTCTGGCCATGCGCCGCGCTGTTATGGCTGTATACGATCAAATGAAAACACAAGGGCAAACGTTGGGACGCATTCACGTCGATGGCAACCGCTGCCCGGATTTGAACGACCCTGATGCTGGATTTATGGAATGCCATGCCTTGATCGGTGGTGATGCTCGGGATGCGGCCATTGCCAGCGCCTCAATTCTGGCAAAAGTAACCAGAGATCGACTTATGCTGGACATGGATAAGCTCTACCCGCAATACGAATTTGCGAAACACAAAGGCTATCCCACGGCGCGACATCGAGACTTGCTTATCGAGTTTGGTGCCTGCCCAGAACATCGCTCAAGTTTTGCTCCAGTACGGGCTATATTGAGTCAATCAAACCAATAA